TTTTTTAATTGATTGATTCTTTGTTCACTTTTATCTTTTAAAAAACCTAAAAAACTAAATTGACTAGAAAAATTTGCTTTTATTACTGCGTGAATAAGCGCAGTTGGACCACTTATTACTTCAACATCTATATCATTTTCATAACAGTGTTTAATAATTTCAAAACCAGGATCACTTATAACAGGCATTCCAGCATCCGAAATCAAAGCAATTGATTTATTTTCATTTTTAATTAAATTAATTGTTTTTTTTGCCATGATTTCTTCATTGAAATTATGATATGACATAAGCGGTTTTTTGATTTCATAAAAATCAAGTAATATTTTTGAATTTCTAGTATCTTCACACAAAATAATATCAACATTTTTTAATGTTTCAATTGCTCTATATGTAATATCTTTTAAATTACCAATCGGTGTTCCTACAATGTAAAATTTATTCATATAAACTCCTTAATTCTAAAATAAAAGCTGATTTTTGAATTTTAAAATTATAAGTACTATTGGTAATTACATTTTGATATTTATTTATTAAATTCAAAATTTTTTCAGTATTTTTTGTTGTTTTATTAATTATTAATTTATCAATTTTATTTAGGTTAATGTTGTTTTGTAAAAAATAAATATTTTTAAAAACATAGCTTAAAAAGTTTAAAATTAAAAAACTGTTTTCAAAATTCATTTTAGTGATTAAGATATCAAAAAAATTCAAGTTTTCTTGATTAATTGCTTTTAAAATGTCTTGTAAAATGTTGTCATTTTCTAATGAATAAAATGTACTAAAAATATCAATATCATTTGTAAGAATTTGATAAAAATTAACAAAAGGAGTGTTTAAATTTTTTAAATAATTTTCCAATTCTTGTGTATTTTCATCAATTAAATCAATAACTGTGCTTCTTGAAAGTATTGTTTTTAAAACAGCACCTTTATTATTTGTTGTAATTAAAACAAAAATATTACTAGATAAAGTTTCTAGATATTTTAATAATGCATTAATTGCCTGTGTTGATCCGTTTTCAATGCTTTTTATAATTAATATATTTTTAATGGCTTTATTCATTGTAAAAAAAGTTTCGTTAATGGAATTTAAAATTTCATCTTTATTTAATGAATGAATATCACCTAGAATTTGAATATTAATTTGTTTTTGTAATTGTTCAAAATCACTAAATTGTGAATTTTGTAACTTATTTATGTAATACAAAATATATTTATCGATTTTAAAGTTTTTAGATGATGAAAAAATAACTGATTGAAATGGTTTATTTTGTTTTATTGAATTATCTATTAATTTATAAACATAGTTATTATCTTTCATATTTATAAAACTTTCTTTTTAAAAATTTCTAAGACATCATTTAAAACTTCTTCAATTGGTTTTGAAGCATCCACAATTTCAAAAATTTCTGGTTCATAATCGATTAACCTTTTATAACCGTCATGTAATTTTTTATAATATTCTAAATCACTTGTTTCCATGCGATCTAAAACAAGACGGTTCTGTGTAATTCGTTGTAAGGAAATTTCTGGTTTTAAGTCAAAGAAAATAATTAAATCTGGTTT
The nucleotide sequence above comes from Mycoplasma zalophi. Encoded proteins:
- the rsmI gene encoding 16S rRNA (cytidine(1402)-2'-O)-methyltransferase yields the protein MNKFYIVGTPIGNLKDITYRAIETLKNVDIILCEDTRNSKILLDFYEIKKPLMSYHNFNEEIMAKKTINLIKNENKSIALISDAGMPVISDPGFEIIKHCYENDIDVEVISGPTALIHAVIKANFSSQFSFLGFLKDKSEQRINQLKKLGYGVYVAYISPHKLLRSLEDFDKVFKDQECKIFLIKEMTKKFETFYSGTAKEVINQINNNTKGEFVIVFNIQKPKHLKVNKYEKFSKINK